The proteins below are encoded in one region of Candidatus Saccharimonadales bacterium:
- a CDS encoding HTH domain-containing protein produces MQQNSFKQVAYDILKEAGNPLHSKEITKLALQRGLLVTDGKTPEATMNAQLVVDINKKGIKSKFIKTAPSTFYLNDNSEPIETKEEIAEEAKKEAVISNVSSKQKGDIAEARVAELITLYGDNEVSCFKPISDDEGIDLIVKPKGQLKSLYIQIKSRFGSNPSEIFTATVKASGVVENYSMVYLFCYFDTSTGDMWDYVWLVPAPDFKRLANNLQGGSLYGFVAGRKKSDSNKWDQYLIHKTDLSESIINQLSRL; encoded by the coding sequence ATGCAGCAAAATAGTTTCAAACAAGTCGCATACGACATTCTAAAAGAAGCCGGTAACCCACTCCACAGTAAGGAGATTACTAAATTAGCACTCCAACGAGGATTGCTAGTAACAGACGGCAAAACACCAGAGGCAACCATGAACGCTCAGCTAGTGGTTGATATTAATAAAAAAGGTATCAAATCAAAGTTTATCAAAACAGCCCCTTCAACATTTTATTTGAACGATAATTCTGAACCCATTGAAACAAAAGAAGAAATAGCAGAAGAAGCTAAAAAAGAAGCTGTCATCTCAAACGTATCATCAAAGCAGAAAGGCGATATTGCTGAGGCTAGAGTTGCCGAACTTATCACCCTCTACGGTGATAATGAGGTGTCTTGTTTCAAGCCAATTTCCGATGACGAAGGAATTGACTTAATTGTAAAGCCTAAGGGGCAATTGAAATCACTGTATATTCAAATCAAGTCACGATTTGGCAGTAACCCAAGTGAAATATTCACCGCTACTGTCAAAGCCTCAGGGGTAGTAGAAAATTATTCAATGGTCTACTTGTTTTGCTACTTTGATACTTCAACTGGCGATATGTGGGACTATGTATGGCTTGTCCCTGCACCAGACTTCAAACGGCTAGCGAACAATCTTCAAGGCGGTAGTTTGTATGGATTTGTAGCAGGTAGGAAAAAATCGGACAGTAATAAATGGGACCAGTATCTCATACACAAAACCGACTTATCGGAGTCAATAATTAATCAACTTTCAAGACTGTAG
- a CDS encoding DUF2779 domain-containing protein, which translates to MYLSKSDFLKYQCCPSYLWLWKYKKEVVPVDDEEAINQRLEQGNEVERFARGLFPNAVLVGSYGKKARNETERLVSNDVQAIFQATVYTDKELLAMADIIEFDEATQSWDLYEVKSTNSVKKEHIYDLAFQRVAFEDAGYKIGKVIVIHLDKTYVRKTAVEPSELLTQTDVTEKVEKILPTIRQQAYDAIEVLKQNDEPKKCSCRLKTRSGHCSTFNYLNPDIPEYSVFNISRIGAKNLAVLVDGDIHNVHDVPEDIKLSIGQKNQVLVARSKEPIINRPAIQELLSELEFPLYFLDYETVSSALPMFNGCTPFQQIPFQYSLHVLREPDGELEHYEYLGRDSTNPPMPELLASLQNNIGDTGSVIVWYKVFETGRNTEMGKAFPEYAEFLEGINNRVFDLMDIFSKQHYVHHDFKGSSSIKYVLPVLVPEFSYKEMDIQNGLVASIRWYDAVMGAVDEEQAQKTYEALLKYCCLDTLAMVKIYEYLKKL; encoded by the coding sequence ATGTACCTGTCTAAATCTGACTTCCTAAAATATCAATGTTGTCCAAGTTATCTATGGCTATGGAAATACAAAAAAGAAGTCGTACCCGTAGATGATGAGGAAGCAATTAATCAGCGACTAGAACAAGGTAATGAAGTTGAGCGTTTTGCTCGTGGCTTATTTCCTAACGCTGTTCTGGTTGGTTCTTACGGTAAGAAGGCTCGTAACGAAACCGAGAGGCTTGTAAGTAATGATGTGCAAGCAATATTCCAAGCTACTGTTTATACAGACAAAGAATTATTGGCAATGGCAGATATTATTGAATTTGATGAAGCCACGCAATCTTGGGATTTGTACGAAGTAAAATCTACCAACTCTGTTAAAAAAGAACATATATATGACCTTGCTTTTCAGCGAGTGGCATTTGAAGACGCTGGCTATAAAATTGGTAAGGTAATTGTCATTCATTTAGATAAAACTTACGTTCGCAAAACAGCAGTAGAGCCATCTGAACTTTTAACGCAAACCGATGTTACAGAAAAGGTTGAAAAAATACTACCAACAATACGGCAACAAGCCTATGACGCTATTGAAGTATTAAAACAAAACGATGAGCCAAAAAAGTGTAGTTGTAGACTTAAAACTCGTTCAGGACACTGCTCGACATTTAATTATCTTAATCCCGATATTCCTGAGTATTCTGTTTTTAATATTTCAAGAATAGGTGCTAAGAATCTGGCAGTACTTGTAGATGGAGACATTCATAACGTACATGATGTACCAGAGGACATAAAACTTTCTATTGGTCAGAAAAATCAAGTACTGGTGGCTAGGAGTAAAGAGCCGATTATAAACAGGCCAGCTATTCAAGAATTGTTAAGCGAACTTGAATTTCCTCTTTATTTCCTAGACTACGAAACCGTTTCATCGGCCTTACCAATGTTTAATGGCTGTACACCATTCCAACAAATACCGTTCCAGTATTCTTTACACGTTCTGAGAGAGCCTGACGGCGAACTTGAGCATTATGAGTATCTTGGGCGTGATAGCACCAATCCACCAATGCCAGAGCTACTCGCAAGCCTACAGAACAATATCGGAGATACAGGTAGCGTTATTGTTTGGTATAAAGTCTTTGAAACAGGACGCAACACAGAAATGGGTAAAGCATTCCCTGAATACGCGGAGTTCCTTGAGGGCATAAATAATAGAGTGTTTGATCTAATGGACATATTCAGTAAACAGCATTATGTACACCACGATTTCAAAGGCAGTAGCTCAATCAAATATGTGTTACCAGTCCTTGTGCCTGAGTTCTCATACAAGGAAATGGATATACAGAACGGATTAGTCGCTTCAATACGGTGGTATGACGCCGTTATGGGTGCAGTAGACGAAGAACAAGCCCAAAAGACTTACGAAGCACTCTTGAAGTACTGCTGTTTAGATACTTTGGCAATGGTTAAGATTTACGAATACTTAAAGAAACTATAA
- a CDS encoding DUF2975 domain-containing protein: protein MNRGSTIFLRLVILTIGLVVLALCVYGIPQALMSDVGGYRLILLGMYVPAIPFFIALYQGFKLLDYIDKNQTFSNSSTKVLGNIKYCGIVISGLYVLGMPYVLIVAERDDAPGVVLIGLIIIGASLVIAAAAGLFQRLLQNAIDIKSENDLTV, encoded by the coding sequence ATGAATCGAGGATCAACCATATTCTTAAGACTAGTTATTCTTACAATCGGACTAGTAGTCCTGGCACTTTGTGTCTACGGGATTCCACAAGCACTTATGTCGGACGTTGGCGGGTATAGATTAATCCTACTCGGTATGTATGTACCGGCTATTCCGTTTTTTATCGCTTTATACCAAGGGTTTAAGCTGCTAGATTATATCGATAAAAATCAAACTTTCTCGAACTCATCGACTAAAGTCCTAGGGAATATAAAGTACTGCGGGATTGTAATTAGCGGGCTATATGTACTGGGCATGCCGTATGTTCTCATCGTCGCTGAGCGAGATGACGCTCCGGGAGTAGTACTAATCGGGCTTATCATTATTGGTGCTTCCCTCGTCATTGCCGCCGCAGCTGGCCTATTCCAGCGCTTACTTCAGAATGCTATCGATATAAAGTCTGAAAACGACCTGACGGTCTAG
- a CDS encoding helix-turn-helix transcriptional regulator: protein MMAIIINIDVMLAKRKMSVTELAEKVGITLANISILKNGKAKAVRLSTLEAICEALGCQPGDILEYRNNETKEEA, encoded by the coding sequence ATGATGGCGATAATCATTAACATCGATGTCATGCTCGCAAAGCGTAAGATGAGCGTGACGGAACTAGCGGAGAAGGTAGGCATCACTCTGGCGAATATCTCTATTTTAAAGAATGGCAAGGCAAAAGCGGTGCGGCTGTCGACCTTGGAGGCAATTTGTGAAGCGCTTGGATGCCAACCGGGAGATATACTAGAGTATCGCAATAATGAAACGAAAGAAGAGGCTTAA
- a CDS encoding DUF4389 domain-containing protein, with the protein MALLTKSYPARLDIDYPKELDRFTTFVRILWAIPIVVILLLLTATGDETIVNEAGKEVATSSGGIVSGLFVATALMILFRQRYPRWWFNFALELNRFSTRVGAYLLLLTDSYPSTVDKQSVQLDLDYPNVKKKLNRWLPLVKWLLALPHYIVLIVLAVGVVLATIVAWFAILFTGRYPRALFDYVVGVIRWAWRVDAYAFLLVTDEYPPFRLS; encoded by the coding sequence ATGGCACTACTGACTAAATCATACCCGGCTCGACTAGATATCGACTACCCTAAAGAACTGGACCGTTTTACTACTTTCGTCCGTATCTTGTGGGCAATTCCGATTGTAGTAATTCTTTTATTGCTCACTGCGACCGGTGACGAAACTATAGTTAATGAGGCCGGTAAAGAGGTAGCGACTAGTAGCGGCGGCATCGTAAGCGGCTTGTTCGTAGCGACTGCGCTCATGATTTTGTTTAGGCAGCGTTATCCCCGCTGGTGGTTTAACTTCGCTCTAGAGCTCAACCGTTTCAGCACGCGAGTAGGTGCGTACCTACTTTTGCTTACCGATAGCTACCCGTCTACCGTCGATAAACAATCTGTCCAGCTCGATCTTGACTATCCTAACGTCAAGAAGAAGCTGAACCGGTGGTTGCCATTAGTGAAGTGGCTATTAGCCCTACCGCACTACATAGTATTGATCGTGCTGGCAGTGGGCGTGGTATTAGCCACCATCGTGGCTTGGTTTGCCATTCTCTTTACAGGTCGTTATCCGCGAGCGCTGTTTGACTATGTGGTTGGAGTAATTCGCTGGGCGTGGCGAGTTGATGCTTACGCCTTTCTCCTAGTTACGGATGAATATCCACCCTTCCGTCTGTCTTAG
- a CDS encoding LemA family protein — MWIAITIIAVVLVAIVFIYNSLVRANVRTEEAWSDITVQLKRRLDLIPNLVNTVKGYASHEKEVFEKVTQARAQALNASGVKETAEAENQFEGALKSLFAVAEAYPDLKASDNFRELQTELVDTENKIQAARRFYNGAVRDLNIKTQVFPTNLIAGMLGFTEKEFFEVEDMATVREPVDVQF; from the coding sequence ATGTGGATCGCTATCACGATTATCGCCGTTGTACTGGTCGCTATAGTATTTATTTATAACAGTCTGGTACGGGCTAATGTGCGGACTGAAGAGGCGTGGAGCGATATCACTGTGCAGCTCAAACGCCGTCTAGACCTCATCCCTAACCTGGTTAACACCGTTAAAGGCTATGCCTCGCATGAGAAAGAGGTCTTTGAGAAGGTGACTCAAGCTCGGGCGCAAGCGCTTAACGCTAGTGGCGTAAAAGAGACCGCTGAAGCTGAGAATCAGTTCGAGGGAGCCCTGAAGAGTCTATTTGCCGTCGCTGAAGCCTATCCGGACCTTAAGGCTAGTGATAACTTCCGTGAGTTACAGACTGAGCTGGTCGACACTGAGAATAAGATTCAGGCCGCCCGTCGTTTCTACAACGGTGCAGTACGTGATCTCAATATTAAGACTCAGGTGTTCCCGACCAATTTAATCGCTGGTATGTTGGGCTTTACGGAGAAGGAATTCTTCGAAGTTGAAGACATGGCCACCGTCCGTGAGCCGGTCGACGTCCAGTTCTAA
- a CDS encoding M48 family metallopeptidase, translating to MYSAVRKNKLKTVLIIFAFVLLMSALGWVISVTLDTPGFFIPMLIFAITYAGISYFASAKMAIAMTGAKPVTAQEAPRLYKIVENLSISAGMPMPKIYIVNDPAPNAFATGRDPEHGVVAATTGILDILDDSELEGVMAHELSHVQNYDIRVTSIVIALVTIIAFVSDWLLRIGMFGGLGDRDSRAGGVMLLVSIVAAIIAPLIAMMLQLAVSRKREFLADASGALMTRYPEGLASALQKIESSARPMRKANNATAHLFLANPFGREKRGQFVRKLFSTHPPTADRVAQLNQMGTEL from the coding sequence GTGTATTCCGCAGTCCGAAAAAACAAACTGAAGACCGTACTTATCATCTTCGCCTTTGTGCTACTGATGAGTGCGCTGGGATGGGTAATCTCCGTTACTCTTGATACCCCGGGTTTCTTTATCCCGATGTTGATTTTCGCCATTACTTACGCTGGGATTAGTTACTTCGCTAGTGCGAAGATGGCGATCGCTATGACTGGGGCCAAACCGGTAACAGCTCAGGAGGCTCCCCGCCTGTATAAGATAGTAGAGAACTTAAGCATTAGTGCCGGTATGCCGATGCCTAAGATTTATATCGTTAACGACCCGGCCCCCAATGCCTTTGCCACCGGGCGAGATCCGGAGCACGGCGTGGTAGCTGCTACGACTGGCATCCTCGATATATTAGACGATAGCGAGCTTGAAGGAGTGATGGCCCATGAGCTCAGTCATGTCCAGAACTATGACATTCGGGTCACTAGTATCGTTATCGCTCTCGTGACGATTATCGCTTTCGTTAGTGATTGGTTACTGAGAATCGGAATGTTCGGCGGTCTTGGCGATCGAGACTCGCGGGCGGGGGGAGTAATGCTGCTGGTCAGTATCGTAGCGGCCATCATCGCACCCTTAATCGCGATGATGCTGCAGCTGGCCGTCTCCCGGAAGCGAGAATTTCTCGCAGACGCGTCAGGAGCGTTAATGACCCGCTATCCGGAAGGACTAGCTAGCGCTTTGCAGAAGATTGAAAGTTCGGCTCGACCTATGCGTAAGGCCAACAACGCTACGGCTCACCTCTTTCTGGCCAATCCTTTCGGCCGGGAAAAGCGCGGCCAGTTCGTACGTAAGTTATTCAGTACTCACCCACCGACGGCCGATCGTGTGGCTCAGCTGAATCAAATGGGAACTGAGCTTTGA
- the ligA gene encoding NAD-dependent DNA ligase LigA, whose translation MRSNDMALQSNQNEKDKAKARIVKLRQLIDEYRHEYHVNDRSIMSEAAADSLKHELTELEERYPDLVTMDSPTQRVAGTPLPQFSSVAHRWPMLSLNDVFDASELESWQQRVEKLLPGEKTTYFIDLKMDGLACSLVYEYGLLVRAVTRGDGKNGEDVTQNARTINSVPLRLREDASRHLLQGYTEVRGEIVMYKADFEQLNRVRAVEGQALFANPRNLAAGTMRQLDATLVAARPLQFHAYDLLREDMDDVPTSAASYEYLRELGFNVNTQAQPASNIAALLEFAEQWQEKRLDLPFHTDGLVIKVNDREQFDRLGVVGKAPRGAVAYKYPAEQATTVVKDIVISIGRTGAATPVAVFDPVVVAGTTVQHASLHNADEIARKDVRIGDTVIIYKAGDIIPQVERVLPELRPNGTKAFDFSAALARQHPDLEFERPSGEVVTRVKGATGPLLLKRALRHFASKGALDIDGLGEKNAIALVDAGLIQDLADVYTLDKEKLLELERFAEISAEKLVQAVNRAKRPALHRFIYALGIRHVGAQTAIDLANHFGSLERLSQATLDDLSAVDGVGQVVAESIVGWFGDADNLSMLEKFKQLNVEPVQALTAGGSLEGKTFVITGSLGEMSREEAAERIRALGGKVTASVSAQTSYLVAGEKPGSSKVKQAEDHGTEQIDEQGLLELLKD comes from the coding sequence ATGAGATCAAACGACATGGCCCTCCAGTCCAACCAAAACGAAAAAGATAAGGCTAAAGCCCGCATAGTCAAACTCCGGCAGTTGATCGATGAGTACCGCCACGAATACCACGTGAATGATCGTTCGATCATGAGCGAGGCGGCGGCCGATAGTCTCAAACACGAACTCACCGAGTTGGAAGAGCGTTATCCAGACCTGGTCACCATGGATTCACCGACGCAGCGCGTGGCCGGCACGCCACTGCCACAGTTTAGTTCTGTAGCACACCGCTGGCCCATGCTGAGCTTAAATGATGTCTTCGATGCTAGTGAGCTAGAGTCATGGCAGCAGCGGGTAGAAAAGCTACTACCGGGAGAGAAGACAACCTATTTCATCGATCTCAAAATGGACGGTCTGGCCTGTTCACTAGTTTATGAGTATGGACTGTTAGTGCGAGCGGTGACACGAGGTGATGGCAAGAACGGTGAAGATGTCACTCAGAATGCACGGACGATTAATTCAGTACCATTGCGTCTGCGAGAGGATGCTAGTAGACACCTGCTGCAGGGCTACACTGAGGTACGGGGTGAGATCGTTATGTATAAAGCCGACTTCGAGCAGTTAAATCGGGTGCGTGCAGTAGAAGGCCAGGCGTTGTTTGCTAATCCGCGCAATCTAGCGGCTGGAACTATGCGCCAGCTGGATGCCACGCTTGTAGCAGCGCGACCGTTACAGTTTCATGCTTACGATTTACTGCGAGAGGATATGGACGATGTTCCGACTAGCGCAGCTAGTTATGAGTATTTACGTGAATTGGGCTTCAACGTTAATACTCAGGCTCAGCCAGCCAGTAATATAGCTGCGTTGCTCGAGTTTGCTGAACAGTGGCAGGAGAAGCGTCTCGATCTACCTTTCCATACTGATGGGTTAGTGATTAAAGTGAATGACCGCGAACAGTTCGATCGATTAGGTGTGGTGGGCAAGGCGCCACGGGGTGCCGTAGCTTATAAGTATCCGGCTGAGCAGGCTACTACGGTAGTGAAAGATATCGTCATCAGTATAGGTCGGACCGGTGCGGCGACGCCGGTGGCTGTTTTTGATCCCGTCGTAGTGGCCGGTACCACGGTGCAACATGCTAGTTTGCATAATGCTGATGAGATCGCCCGCAAAGATGTTCGTATAGGAGATACGGTAATCATCTATAAGGCCGGTGATATCATTCCTCAGGTCGAGCGTGTGCTGCCTGAGCTGCGACCAAATGGGACTAAGGCCTTTGATTTTTCCGCTGCACTAGCTCGTCAACACCCCGATTTAGAGTTTGAGCGACCAAGCGGTGAGGTGGTGACGCGAGTCAAAGGAGCTACCGGTCCGCTACTACTTAAACGAGCGCTTCGTCATTTCGCGAGTAAAGGGGCACTGGATATCGATGGTCTGGGCGAGAAGAATGCCATAGCCCTGGTAGATGCCGGTTTAATACAAGACTTAGCCGATGTGTACACGTTGGATAAGGAGAAGTTACTGGAGCTGGAGCGATTTGCTGAAATCTCAGCCGAGAAATTAGTCCAGGCGGTTAACCGAGCTAAACGGCCAGCGTTGCACCGTTTTATCTATGCTCTAGGCATTCGTCATGTCGGTGCGCAGACGGCGATCGATCTGGCTAATCACTTCGGCTCATTAGAGCGCTTGTCTCAAGCTACGCTGGACGATCTAAGTGCAGTTGATGGAGTGGGTCAGGTGGTAGCTGAGTCGATCGTGGGATGGTTTGGTGATGCGGATAATTTGAGCATGTTGGAGAAGTTTAAACAGTTGAATGTGGAGCCAGTGCAGGCATTAACTGCCGGAGGCTCCTTAGAGGGTAAGACTTTTGTTATCACTGGTAGCTTAGGGGAGATGAGCCGGGAAGAGGCGGCAGAGCGGATTCGTGCACTTGGAGGTAAGGTTACCGCTAGTGTATCGGCACAGACCAGTTATTTGGTGGCAGGAGAGAAGCCAGGGTCTAGTAAGGTCAAGCAGGCCGAAGATCATGGTACGGAACAGATAGATGAGCAGGGATTACTAGAATTGCTCAAAGATTAG
- the murF gene encoding UDP-N-acetylmuramoyl-tripeptide--D-alanyl-D-alanine ligase: MRKILRNLVLQRLEAYVEKLLGKHQPKVIAITGSVGKTSTKQAIAQVLSYKFSVLAHEGNYNTEFGLPLSLFELEPPERTTDVIGWLRVFKTMRQTIANDDYPYDVVVLEMGADRPGDIKRFMSYIRPDIGVVTAVAKVHLEEFKSIEAILREKWLLAETSKQVFYNHDDERLRDHGEAQSHMYGYGLSPATYWMDLQQFDGEKGWGGDLFFGDEGLPLRVPVIARQAVYSLVAAAAVAHKLGVGKRDIIEQLAQFQQPKGRMRVLQGKNGSIILDDSYNASPYSGVAALDALSQFTGRKLAILGTMNELGEYEAAGHRLVGRHCGFLDRLMTIGQPANEHLVEAAEKAGVESDKIQTFASPQAAGEAMVSELQSGDVVLVKGSQNGVFAEEAVKLLLADPKDADQLVRQSQGWLDKKREQFRV; this comes from the coding sequence ATGCGAAAAATTTTACGGAATCTCGTTTTACAGCGCCTCGAAGCGTACGTAGAAAAACTACTAGGTAAGCACCAGCCTAAAGTAATCGCTATTACGGGTAGTGTGGGCAAGACCTCGACGAAACAGGCCATCGCTCAGGTGCTTAGCTATAAATTCAGTGTGCTAGCTCATGAGGGTAACTACAATACCGAGTTTGGTCTACCTTTGAGTTTGTTCGAGCTGGAGCCACCCGAGCGAACTACCGACGTCATTGGCTGGCTGAGAGTGTTTAAAACTATGCGCCAGACTATAGCGAATGACGACTATCCTTACGATGTGGTAGTGCTAGAAATGGGCGCCGATCGTCCGGGTGATATCAAACGCTTTATGAGCTATATCCGCCCCGACATCGGAGTAGTAACAGCCGTAGCTAAGGTCCATCTTGAGGAGTTTAAGTCGATTGAGGCGATACTGCGTGAGAAATGGCTGCTAGCCGAGACGAGTAAGCAGGTTTTTTACAATCATGATGACGAACGACTGCGAGACCATGGCGAGGCACAGTCGCATATGTACGGTTATGGGTTGAGCCCAGCTACTTACTGGATGGATCTGCAGCAGTTTGACGGGGAGAAAGGCTGGGGCGGCGATCTCTTCTTTGGTGACGAGGGGCTGCCATTGAGAGTTCCTGTCATAGCGCGCCAGGCGGTCTATAGTTTGGTCGCAGCAGCAGCTGTAGCTCATAAGCTGGGTGTCGGTAAACGCGATATCATCGAGCAGTTAGCACAATTCCAGCAGCCGAAAGGCCGGATGCGTGTGCTGCAGGGTAAGAATGGCAGCATCATCCTAGATGACTCATATAATGCTAGCCCATATTCCGGAGTGGCTGCTCTCGATGCACTGAGTCAGTTTACGGGACGCAAGCTGGCAATACTGGGCACGATGAATGAACTGGGTGAGTATGAGGCCGCTGGGCATAGATTGGTTGGCCGACACTGTGGTTTTTTGGATAGGCTGATGACTATCGGGCAGCCAGCTAATGAACATCTGGTAGAGGCAGCTGAGAAAGCTGGAGTGGAGAGCGACAAGATACAGACCTTCGCTAGTCCACAAGCTGCTGGAGAGGCTATGGTTAGCGAATTGCAGTCAGGAGATGTCGTCTTGGTTAAAGGCTCACAGAATGGCGTCTTCGCCGAAGAGGCAGTTAAACTACTACTAGCTGATCCGAAGGACGCAGATCAGCTCGTGCGACAAAGCCAGGGCTGGTTAGATAAAAAGCGAGAGCAGTTTAGAGTATAA
- a CDS encoding DUF5715 family protein, producing the protein MFAPIIKKLRTIQQNGLTTSVIQLGRKAPAAELERVQNAIRQELEWMSGFEPYNNNEDIDRAVADGELVPVTEDDNLRPVMRYRNPELIRDYPPYLRQKPYQLLQIIGQRWRDLMRERGLSEDIKLAVSMLTCTKEYQQKLIQGGKLAVDKGPHSCGFAFDIDGCGYYLGDTPINPRPDKQSAYTQAFASAGSRVVPFGSYEQYDRQVHLLLDQVLDSLASEGLIHFILEYPDSNNSSYHICTNPETP; encoded by the coding sequence ATGTTTGCCCCTATAATAAAAAAACTCAGAACAATCCAGCAGAACGGGCTTACCACTTCGGTAATACAGCTGGGACGGAAAGCACCCGCGGCGGAGTTAGAACGGGTGCAGAATGCCATCCGTCAGGAGCTAGAGTGGATGAGTGGATTTGAACCTTACAATAATAATGAAGATATCGATCGGGCGGTAGCCGACGGTGAGTTGGTGCCAGTGACAGAGGATGATAATTTGCGTCCCGTCATGCGCTACCGGAATCCGGAGTTGATCCGAGACTATCCTCCCTACTTAAGGCAAAAGCCTTACCAATTACTACAGATCATCGGCCAACGCTGGCGTGATTTGATGCGAGAGAGGGGTCTCTCGGAGGATATAAAACTGGCGGTCTCGATGCTAACGTGCACCAAGGAGTACCAGCAGAAGTTAATTCAGGGGGGCAAGCTGGCAGTAGACAAAGGACCGCATAGCTGCGGATTCGCCTTTGACATAGACGGTTGCGGGTATTATCTCGGCGACACGCCCATCAATCCGCGCCCTGATAAGCAGTCGGCTTACACTCAGGCCTTTGCTTCCGCTGGCTCGAGAGTGGTACCTTTTGGTAGTTACGAGCAGTACGATCGACAGGTTCACCTGTTATTGGATCAGGTACTGGACAGTCTGGCTTCCGAAGGTTTGATTCATTTCATACTAGAATATCCTGACAGCAACAACAGCTCCTACCATATATGTACCAATCCCGAGACTCCATAG